A region of Salinibacter sp. 10B DNA encodes the following proteins:
- a CDS encoding cytochrome c: protein MNAPRGIFVIALVLVGGIACNDTSPEATPHMGHRVLNDSIEAGYERLQRAYDSVDTMPPAMRQMHGAMGQMHAQMHGRMQGERGMGGGMHGNREMHGMHEGAGMHGDRRAQGGRHDSMQMREWHQQMRGMHAQMARMHDQSGRGGLAKQHRHMERRHQRMMEALPSGAEPSEQQAEPDEDPETRTVRGEGLYVQHCGSCHGPQGDGMGTAFPPLSETDWVTGKKERAIQILLHGLEGRIQVKEQSYAGVMPAFGRRLSDEEIAAILSYIRSSWGNAAGAVSPNDVRKIRRRYADRVQPWSAAQLRGER from the coding sequence ATGAATGCCCCTCGCGGAATCTTCGTAATCGCGCTCGTGCTGGTTGGGGGAATTGCCTGCAATGATACGTCCCCGGAAGCGACCCCGCACATGGGGCACCGAGTATTGAACGACTCGATCGAGGCCGGGTACGAGCGTCTCCAGCGGGCGTACGATTCTGTTGACACTATGCCCCCTGCCATGCGACAGATGCACGGGGCGATGGGACAGATGCATGCGCAAATGCATGGCCGAATGCAGGGGGAGCGGGGCATGGGGGGGGGCATGCATGGGAACCGTGAAATGCATGGCATGCATGAGGGAGCGGGGATGCACGGGGACCGGCGTGCACAGGGCGGAAGGCACGATTCCATGCAGATGCGGGAGTGGCATCAGCAGATGAGAGGGATGCACGCGCAGATGGCTCGGATGCACGATCAAAGTGGACGGGGAGGGCTGGCGAAGCAGCACCGTCACATGGAGCGACGGCATCAACGAATGATGGAGGCGTTGCCGTCAGGGGCAGAGCCGTCGGAGCAGCAGGCAGAGCCCGATGAGGATCCGGAGACGCGAACGGTTCGGGGCGAGGGGCTCTACGTGCAGCACTGTGGGAGTTGTCACGGACCACAGGGGGACGGGATGGGAACGGCGTTTCCGCCGCTATCCGAGACAGACTGGGTTACGGGCAAAAAAGAAAGGGCGATCCAGATCTTGCTGCACGGCCTTGAGGGACGAATCCAGGTGAAAGAGCAGTCGTACGCTGGTGTGATGCCGGCTTTTGGGCGTCGGCTCAGCGACGAGGAAATCGCTGCGATTCTCTCGTACATTCGGTCCTCGTGGGGCAATGCAGCAGGAGCGGTTTCGCCGAACGACGTCCGCAAAATTCGCCGCCGGTACGCCGACCGCGTGCAGCCGTGGAGTGCGGCTCAGTTGCGAGGAGAGCGCTGA
- a CDS encoding class I SAM-dependent methyltransferase, producing MSDSSRESRRQDPSVPDQYDAWATVYDLFWARYINQTLPVLQRAANVASRERVLDLACGTGELERRILDETPPSHIVGVDLAPSMVERAQAKLAGRSSVRVEQADVHDLPFEDRAFDVVVCANTFHYFTHPTQVLREAHRVLAPTGRLVMLDWCRDYWACRVMDAVLQVVDPAYQHCYTLDEMRALFERAGFSISRQFRYRFDLIWGMMVVEGVPEEA from the coding sequence ATGTCCGATTCCTCGCGCGAGTCGCGTCGACAGGACCCGTCTGTTCCCGATCAGTACGACGCCTGGGCGACGGTCTACGATCTGTTTTGGGCCCGCTACATAAACCAGACCCTTCCCGTTTTGCAGCGGGCAGCCAACGTCGCGTCGAGAGAGCGGGTGTTGGACCTTGCCTGTGGAACGGGCGAGCTGGAGCGGCGCATACTGGACGAGACGCCCCCGTCGCACATCGTCGGGGTTGACCTCGCCCCGTCCATGGTAGAGCGGGCCCAGGCCAAGCTTGCCGGACGGTCGAGCGTTCGGGTCGAACAGGCGGACGTACATGATCTGCCGTTCGAGGACCGTGCCTTTGACGTGGTGGTGTGTGCCAACACCTTTCACTACTTCACACATCCCACGCAGGTGCTACGGGAGGCGCATCGCGTGCTGGCGCCCACCGGACGGTTGGTAATGCTCGACTGGTGTCGCGACTATTGGGCATGCCGCGTCATGGACGCGGTATTGCAGGTGGTCGATCCGGCCTATCAGCATTGTTATACGCTCGATGAGATGAGGGCTTTGTTCGAGCGAGCCGGCTTCTCAATCTCCCGACAGTTTCGGTACCGGTTTGATCTCATTTGGGGCATGATGGTCGTGGAAGGAGTACCAGAAGAAGCGTGA
- a CDS encoding zinc-binding dehydrogenase codes for MAETYRKLVATSISTDFRKAAEVVEEERPRPGPHELLVRNRYAAVNATDVNITAGRYDPNATLPMDLGVEAAGIVEAVGDQVRQVEPGDAVVTSTLGGGYREYHLVHESNAIPVPEPSPEALSIMVSGLTASIALEEVGALGHGETVLVTAAAGGTGQYAVQLAKRAGNHVIGTCSTDEKAAFLEEIGCDRPINYRTEEVDSVLAAEYPDGLDLVYEAVGGPLFDTCVEHLGRHGRLLSIGYVSEYQDGPEKVTRERIYTDLIAKSASIRGFFLPHFAPHFEAHMKKLMQRQRSGTLDVRIDDKRFEGVAAIPDAVEYLQSGESMGKVVVHFPEAT; via the coding sequence ATGGCTGAGACCTACAGAAAGCTCGTCGCGACCTCGATCAGCACCGACTTTCGTAAGGCCGCTGAGGTTGTAGAGGAAGAACGACCACGGCCCGGTCCTCATGAGCTCTTGGTACGAAACCGATACGCGGCCGTCAACGCGACCGACGTCAACATCACGGCGGGCCGGTACGATCCCAACGCAACATTGCCCATGGATCTTGGCGTCGAGGCGGCCGGCATTGTCGAGGCAGTCGGCGATCAGGTGCGACAGGTAGAGCCGGGCGACGCCGTGGTGACGAGCACGCTCGGGGGCGGGTATCGGGAATATCATCTCGTCCACGAGAGCAACGCCATCCCAGTGCCCGAGCCGTCGCCCGAGGCGCTCAGTATCATGGTGAGTGGCCTAACCGCCTCCATTGCGCTGGAGGAGGTAGGGGCTCTTGGGCACGGCGAGACGGTGCTGGTGACGGCCGCGGCCGGAGGAACCGGTCAATACGCCGTTCAGCTGGCGAAGCGGGCGGGCAATCACGTGATTGGCACGTGCAGTACCGACGAGAAAGCCGCCTTTCTGGAGGAGATTGGCTGTGACCGGCCGATCAATTACCGGACCGAAGAGGTTGATTCCGTGCTCGCTGCCGAATATCCCGACGGGCTCGATCTGGTGTACGAGGCCGTCGGCGGTCCGCTTTTCGACACGTGCGTGGAGCACCTTGGCCGCCATGGGCGCCTGTTGTCGATTGGGTATGTGAGCGAGTACCAGGACGGGCCCGAAAAGGTCACCCGTGAACGCATCTATACCGACCTTATTGCCAAGTCCGCTTCGATTCGGGGATTCTTTCTGCCGCATTTTGCTCCCCACTTCGAGGCCCACATGAAGAAGCTCATGCAGCGACAGCGGAGCGGCACCCTCGACGTTCGGATTGACGACAAGAGGTTTGAGGGAGTTGCGGCCATCCCCGATGCCGTGGAGTATCTGCAGAGTGGAGAGAGTATGGGGAAAGTGGTGGTCCACTTTCCGGAAGCGACGTAA
- a CDS encoding superoxide dismutase yields the protein MAFELPDLPYDYDALEPHIDERTMRIHHDKHHAGYTRKLNNALEGHGDLEGHSIEELLAGVDSLPADVRTAVRQNGGGFYNHRLFWNVMSPDGGGAPTGDLADAIDEQFDSFDNFQEEFNAAATGRFGSGWAWLVAQPNGDLSITDTPNQDNPLMDGDTPILGVDVWEHAYYLNYQNERGTYVDAWWNVIDWDAVSDNYNAVLA from the coding sequence ATGGCTTTCGAGCTTCCCGATCTGCCCTACGATTACGACGCGCTGGAGCCGCACATCGACGAGCGCACGATGCGGATCCATCACGACAAGCACCACGCGGGCTATACCCGCAAGCTGAACAATGCCCTGGAGGGGCATGGAGATCTTGAGGGACACTCCATCGAAGAGTTGCTAGCTGGAGTCGACAGCCTGCCGGCCGATGTCCGCACGGCGGTTCGGCAGAACGGCGGCGGCTTTTACAACCATCGTCTCTTCTGGAACGTCATGTCGCCGGACGGGGGCGGTGCGCCGACGGGCGATCTTGCCGACGCGATCGACGAGCAGTTTGACTCGTTCGACAACTTTCAGGAGGAGTTCAACGCTGCCGCTACCGGGCGCTTCGGAAGTGGATGGGCCTGGCTTGTGGCACAGCCGAACGGCGATCTCTCTATCACCGACACGCCGAACCAGGACAATCCGTTGATGGACGGCGACACGCCGATTCTCGGCGTGGACGTGTGGGAGCACGCCTATTATCTCAACTACCAGAACGAGCGCGGCACCTACGTGGATGCGTGGTGGAACGTCATCGACTGGGACGCGGTGAGCGATAACTACAACGCTGTGCTCGCGTAG
- a CDS encoding monovalent cation/H+ antiporter complex subunit F, with the protein MSVFTVEGPLLWAIYVTLATLSLSILGALLRVLWGPSLADRVVALDLVAYLAMGFLTTYAILVGEDTFIDAALVLGLLAFLGTLAVARYIERVRSGEALVDS; encoded by the coding sequence ATGAGCGTTTTTACCGTTGAGGGTCCGCTGCTGTGGGCCATTTACGTCACCCTCGCTACGCTCAGCCTCTCGATTCTCGGGGCCTTGTTGCGTGTGCTTTGGGGACCCAGTCTTGCCGACCGCGTCGTGGCCCTGGATCTGGTGGCGTATCTGGCAATGGGGTTTCTCACCACCTACGCAATTCTGGTCGGGGAGGATACGTTCATCGACGCTGCCCTCGTGCTGGGATTGTTGGCCTTTCTGGGCACTTTGGCTGTGGCCCGTTACATCGAGCGTGTTCGTTCCGGAGAAGCCCTCGTGGACTCATGA
- the mnhG gene encoding monovalent cation/H(+) antiporter subunit G — protein sequence MSSIVAGLLMIGGTVFMLVAAIGLLRLPDLYTRMHALTKAGTLGIGLILVSATVAFADVSVGTRAIVAFLFVLFTAPVSAHMIGRAGYLGGVSLWDGTSFDDWQAGYGDLRREGEEPES from the coding sequence ATGAGCAGTATTGTGGCCGGCCTCCTTATGATCGGGGGCACGGTGTTTATGTTGGTGGCGGCAATTGGATTGCTGCGGTTGCCTGACCTGTACACGCGCATGCATGCGCTTACGAAGGCAGGGACCCTCGGTATTGGACTCATTCTCGTGTCCGCGACGGTCGCCTTTGCGGATGTCAGTGTGGGAACCCGGGCTATCGTCGCCTTTCTCTTCGTCCTGTTCACGGCTCCGGTATCGGCCCACATGATTGGGCGGGCGGGCTATTTGGGGGGCGTCTCTCTCTGGGACGGGACGTCGTTCGACGATTGGCAGGCGGGATACGGCGATCTCCGGCGGGAAGGAGAGGAGCCTGAGTCGTGA
- a CDS encoding putative monovalent cation/H+ antiporter subunit A produces MLFAVLSIFLGAALSPLVVRVSRQAAGWILGLLPLGVFVFFARQVPTVAHGETVRQSFEWLPSLNIPLSFYLDGLSLLFALLVTGIGTLIVVYAGGYLAHHEQLGRFYVQLLSFMGAMLGLVLADNIYVFFIFFELTSLTSYLLIGFYHTEEESRVAARKALVVTGGGGLALLGGLLLLGQVTGTMEFSEMLSMGAAVQSHPYYLAIFVLVCAGAFTKSAQFPFHFWLPAAMAGPTPVSAYLHSATMVKAGVFLLARLSPVLGGTAVWEGTLGIVGGFTMLMSAWLALRYTDLKQILAYTTVMVLGLLTMLLGVGGEEAITAMVTFTVVHALYKGGLFMMAGSIDHETGTRNVRELGGLRNAMPWTMAGAVATGLSMAGIPPLFGFIGKEMTYEAALHADSFGILLLGVSVLANVALVASGLVVGLKPFIGEQKGAFTREPHEAPVSMWLGPLVLGALGLTFGVYPALIDHSLLQSAQTGILQESHELHLALWHGFSPALMASLVTFALGFTVYATWESIQESGVMAGLGTAFGHGPGRVFERGLYGLARFSEGITVLFQNGRFRWYLFAIFTSVIVLVGGGLVEAQVGWPEFDGDVAYYEAALAGLIMLSTFVAVRTTGRFIAILALSVGGYGVALLYLLFGAPDLAMTQFAIETLTLILLVIVIIHLPGIEEEEPLGVRLRDGAIALGCGALYTVMMSVIVSSPLDRRVSEYLAQNSYTEALGHNVVNVILVDFRGIDTMGEITVLTIAAIGVYVLMRMPRRDAHAEADDEVPAEEGAASTAE; encoded by the coding sequence ATGCTGTTTGCCGTTCTCAGTATCTTTCTTGGTGCTGCACTGTCCCCGCTCGTAGTTCGGGTGTCGCGGCAGGCAGCAGGCTGGATTTTGGGGCTCCTTCCGCTGGGCGTGTTCGTCTTCTTTGCGCGGCAGGTGCCCACTGTGGCCCATGGCGAGACTGTTCGTCAGTCGTTCGAGTGGCTGCCGTCGCTCAATATTCCGCTCTCGTTTTACCTGGACGGGTTGAGTCTGCTCTTTGCCCTGCTCGTCACAGGCATCGGCACGCTCATAGTCGTGTACGCGGGGGGGTACCTTGCTCATCACGAGCAGCTGGGACGCTTCTACGTACAGCTCCTGTCGTTCATGGGGGCGATGCTTGGGCTCGTGCTGGCGGACAACATCTACGTCTTTTTTATCTTCTTTGAGCTCACGAGCCTCACGTCGTACCTCCTGATTGGCTTCTACCACACCGAGGAGGAATCTCGCGTGGCGGCCCGCAAGGCGCTCGTCGTAACCGGAGGGGGCGGGCTCGCGCTTCTGGGGGGACTGCTGCTGCTCGGGCAGGTGACGGGAACGATGGAGTTTAGCGAGATGCTGTCGATGGGGGCAGCGGTGCAATCGCATCCGTACTACCTCGCGATTTTCGTTTTGGTGTGTGCCGGGGCCTTTACGAAGTCGGCGCAGTTTCCCTTTCACTTCTGGCTGCCGGCGGCAATGGCGGGACCCACGCCGGTGAGCGCCTACCTCCACTCCGCGACAATGGTCAAGGCCGGCGTCTTTCTGCTTGCCCGATTGAGTCCGGTGCTGGGCGGAACGGCGGTATGGGAAGGCACGCTCGGCATTGTTGGCGGCTTCACGATGCTGATGAGCGCGTGGCTCGCCCTGCGCTACACCGACCTGAAGCAGATCCTGGCCTACACGACAGTAATGGTGCTCGGGCTTCTGACCATGCTGCTGGGCGTGGGGGGCGAGGAGGCCATCACGGCGATGGTGACCTTTACGGTCGTGCATGCGCTCTACAAAGGGGGGCTCTTCATGATGGCCGGAAGTATCGACCACGAGACCGGCACCCGGAACGTGCGGGAGCTCGGCGGCCTGCGAAATGCGATGCCCTGGACGATGGCAGGAGCCGTAGCGACGGGGCTTTCTATGGCGGGCATTCCGCCTCTCTTCGGCTTCATTGGCAAAGAGATGACCTACGAGGCTGCCCTTCACGCCGATTCCTTTGGGATATTGCTCTTGGGGGTGAGCGTACTGGCGAACGTGGCGCTCGTCGCGTCCGGGCTCGTGGTGGGCCTGAAGCCGTTTATCGGGGAGCAGAAGGGGGCCTTCACGCGGGAGCCGCACGAGGCGCCCGTGAGCATGTGGCTGGGGCCGCTCGTGCTGGGGGCCCTTGGGCTTACGTTCGGGGTGTATCCGGCGCTCATCGATCATTCGTTGCTTCAGTCTGCGCAGACCGGCATCCTGCAAGAGTCGCACGAACTCCATCTCGCCCTCTGGCACGGCTTCAGTCCGGCGCTGATGGCGAGCCTGGTAACCTTTGCTTTGGGCTTCACCGTGTACGCAACCTGGGAGTCAATCCAGGAGAGTGGGGTCATGGCTGGATTGGGCACTGCATTCGGTCACGGGCCGGGCCGGGTCTTCGAACGAGGATTGTACGGACTCGCCCGGTTCAGTGAGGGCATCACGGTTCTCTTCCAGAATGGGCGCTTTCGCTGGTATCTGTTTGCGATCTTCACGTCCGTGATCGTGCTGGTGGGGGGCGGGCTGGTTGAGGCGCAGGTCGGCTGGCCCGAATTTGACGGAGATGTAGCGTACTACGAGGCTGCGCTGGCCGGCCTCATTATGCTTTCGACGTTCGTGGCCGTTCGGACGACGGGGCGGTTCATCGCCATCCTGGCCCTCAGCGTGGGGGGCTACGGGGTGGCGCTCCTGTACCTACTCTTCGGGGCGCCCGACCTAGCGATGACGCAGTTCGCCATTGAGACGTTGACGCTCATCCTGCTCGTGATCGTCATCATCCACCTGCCGGGAATCGAGGAGGAAGAGCCGCTCGGCGTTCGGCTGCGGGACGGGGCAATAGCGTTGGGCTGTGGGGCGCTGTACACCGTGATGATGAGCGTAATCGTCAGCTCCCCGCTCGACCGCCGCGTCAGTGAGTACCTCGCCCAAAACAGCTACACTGAGGCCCTGGGACACAATGTCGTTAACGTGATCCTGGTGGACTTTCGGGGCATTGACACCATGGGAGAGATCACTGTACTCACGATTGCGGCAATCGGGGTCTACGTGTTGATGCGGATGCCCCGTCGGGACGCGCATGCAGAGGCGGACGACGAGGTCCCGGCAGAGGAAGGGGCGGCGTCGACGGCTGAATAG
- a CDS encoding Na+/H+ antiporter subunit B: MMLYSLILRVAARLLVPLLLLFSVFMMLRGHNLPGGGFVGGLVAASAFVLYALAAGVQQAREVLRVEPHTLLGVGLALAYGAGVLALVLGKPFLTGLWLHPHLPLIGDFHLGSALLFDLGVMLVVVGTVLLMVFSVEDRLPGLVEE, translated from the coding sequence CTGATGCTTTATTCTTTAATCTTGCGAGTGGCGGCCCGACTGCTGGTGCCTCTACTCCTGCTCTTTTCGGTTTTTATGATGCTTCGCGGGCATAACCTGCCGGGGGGAGGATTTGTCGGGGGACTCGTTGCGGCAAGTGCGTTTGTGTTGTATGCGCTCGCGGCAGGGGTGCAGCAGGCACGAGAGGTCTTGCGCGTTGAGCCGCACACGCTGCTTGGCGTTGGGCTCGCGCTTGCGTATGGGGCGGGGGTCCTGGCACTGGTGCTGGGGAAGCCCTTCCTCACAGGATTGTGGTTGCATCCGCATCTGCCGCTGATTGGAGATTTCCATCTCGGGTCTGCCCTACTCTTTGACCTCGGAGTGATGCTGGTGGTGGTGGGGACCGTGCTGCTCATGGTGTTTTCTGTGGAAGATCGACTGCCGGGGCTCGTCGAAGAGTGA
- a CDS encoding Na+/H+ antiporter subunit C — translation MELIISVVSGVLLAASFYLLMRRNLLRFVIGVIILGNGVNLLIFTMGRLTRAEPPVIPKGQKVLEGAYANPLPQALILTAIVISFGLLAFTLVLVYRNFAANETIQSDEVRGSEPTDTLDVHEESKRLPA, via the coding sequence ATGGAACTGATTATTTCCGTTGTGTCCGGGGTCCTGCTGGCCGCCAGTTTCTATTTGCTGATGCGGCGCAACCTCCTCCGCTTCGTCATTGGGGTGATCATTTTGGGCAATGGAGTCAACCTCCTCATCTTCACGATGGGGCGACTTACCCGGGCAGAACCGCCAGTCATTCCAAAAGGACAGAAGGTGCTGGAGGGAGCCTACGCCAATCCCCTGCCGCAGGCCCTCATCCTCACGGCCATCGTGATTAGCTTCGGGCTGTTGGCCTTTACCCTTGTGTTGGTCTACCGCAATTTCGCAGCCAACGAGACCATCCAGTCCGACGAGGTGCGGGGCTCCGAACCCACCGATACGCTTGACGTGCACGAGGAATCGAAGCGCCTCCCGGCCTGA
- a CDS encoding Na+/H+ antiporter subunit D has translation MNTLLILPIIVPAITGMLALLARNYPTVQRGLSVLGAIVMFGVGGGLVYQVQSHGILAVQMGNWPAPFGITLVVDYFSAGLVAVSGFVALAVAVYALAGIDETRERFGFHILFHLLIMGINGAFITGDLFNMYVWFEVLLISSFVLLVLGNDREQLDGAVKYVGINLVSSAAFLTAIGLLYGLTGTLNLADLSQSMAPVREAGLGPAIAMLFLIGFGIKAGLFPLYYWLPASYHTPPAPIAAIFAGLLTKVGIYSLIRIFTLLFPNPDGYTQAVLLVVAGATMLLGVFGALVQRHILRLLAFLVISAMGYVVMGLGFLTTLGLAGAIFYVFQDVPVKTTLFLIGGLMERETGTTNISKMGGLYEHRPLLATMFIVPAFSLAGFPPFPGFWGKLTLLQAGVQQEQWVLVAVALVVGLLTLLAVAQVWGRAFWRPKEGELPTMEALNARFLMNGPVGVLALALFVLGCYAEPVFSFAHKAAAHLTDTGPYVQAVLGG, from the coding sequence ATGAACACGCTTCTCATTCTGCCCATCATTGTGCCTGCCATCACGGGCATGCTGGCGCTGCTTGCGCGCAACTACCCGACCGTGCAGCGAGGACTGAGCGTGTTGGGGGCGATCGTCATGTTTGGGGTTGGCGGGGGACTGGTGTACCAGGTCCAGAGCCACGGCATTCTTGCGGTGCAGATGGGCAACTGGCCGGCGCCGTTCGGCATCACGCTCGTGGTCGATTATTTCAGTGCCGGACTAGTAGCCGTCTCCGGCTTCGTGGCCCTGGCCGTCGCCGTCTACGCGCTTGCCGGCATTGATGAAACCCGAGAGCGTTTTGGGTTCCACATTCTCTTTCATCTGCTGATCATGGGCATCAACGGGGCGTTTATCACGGGGGACCTCTTCAACATGTACGTCTGGTTCGAGGTGCTGCTGATCTCCTCGTTCGTACTGCTGGTGCTGGGCAACGACCGAGAGCAGCTCGACGGGGCGGTCAAGTACGTGGGGATCAACCTTGTGTCCTCGGCGGCCTTCTTGACTGCGATCGGACTGCTCTACGGCCTCACGGGCACCCTGAATCTGGCGGATCTTTCGCAGAGCATGGCGCCGGTCCGAGAGGCCGGGCTCGGCCCAGCCATCGCGATGCTCTTCCTCATCGGCTTCGGCATCAAGGCGGGACTTTTTCCGCTCTACTACTGGCTGCCGGCGTCGTACCACACGCCGCCCGCGCCCATCGCCGCCATCTTTGCGGGGCTACTCACGAAGGTCGGCATCTACTCGCTCATCCGAATCTTTACGCTTCTATTTCCAAACCCCGATGGGTATACGCAGGCCGTACTGCTGGTCGTGGCGGGGGCTACGATGCTTCTTGGGGTGTTCGGGGCCCTGGTGCAGCGTCACATCCTGCGTCTGCTGGCCTTTCTCGTCATCAGTGCGATGGGCTACGTGGTGATGGGCCTCGGCTTCCTCACGACGCTCGGGCTGGCGGGAGCTATCTTTTACGTCTTTCAAGACGTGCCGGTGAAGACGACACTCTTTCTCATTGGCGGTCTCATGGAGCGCGAGACGGGCACTACCAACATTTCCAAGATGGGAGGGCTCTATGAGCACCGGCCGCTTCTCGCGACGATGTTTATCGTTCCGGCGTTCTCGCTGGCAGGCTTTCCGCCGTTTCCGGGCTTCTGGGGCAAGTTGACCCTCCTACAGGCAGGGGTGCAACAGGAGCAGTGGGTTCTCGTGGCGGTTGCGCTGGTGGTGGGACTGCTCACGCTGCTAGCGGTCGCACAGGTGTGGGGCCGGGCGTTCTGGCGCCCGAAGGAAGGAGAGTTGCCCACGATGGAGGCCCTCAATGCCCGCTTCCTCATGAATGGACCGGTGGGGGTGCTCGCACTCGCACTCTTCGTGCTTGGGTGTTATGCAGAGCCGGTTTTCTCATTCGCACATAAAGCGGCAGCGCACCTCACAGACACGGGGCCATACGTGCAGGCCGTGCTGGGAGGGTAG
- a CDS encoding Na+/H+ antiporter subunit E has protein sequence MVATSVRIFLLTLIWVALQGTLSVGNVLLGVLFGGAILRVTRPLFDVEDPTESRRLSEGVRPLIRTWRVLVLLLVFLRELMVSALQVARYTIQPTLDIQPAIIRYPLDVTTGREITVLANLISLTPGTLSLDVSPDCDFLYVHAISVETEDGADVIDDIKGSLEKHVRRALGPR, from the coding sequence ATGGTCGCAACAAGCGTACGCATCTTTTTGCTCACGCTCATCTGGGTGGCGCTACAAGGCACGCTCAGCGTGGGTAACGTGCTTTTGGGGGTGCTTTTCGGCGGAGCCATTCTCCGCGTGACTCGTCCGCTCTTCGACGTGGAGGACCCGACCGAGTCGCGTCGGCTGAGCGAGGGCGTGCGTCCCTTGATCCGGACCTGGCGCGTGCTTGTGCTCCTGCTGGTCTTTCTGCGAGAACTGATGGTGTCGGCCCTTCAGGTGGCCCGCTATACGATCCAGCCGACCCTCGACATCCAACCGGCGATTATTCGGTATCCCCTGGATGTGACGACGGGCCGTGAAATCACCGTATTGGCCAATCTCATCTCGCTCACCCCCGGTACACTAAGCCTTGATGTCTCGCCGGACTGCGACTTCCTGTATGTACATGCCATTTCCGTGGAGACTGAGGACGGAGCGGATGTCATTGACGACATCAAGGGCTCGTTGGAGAAGCACGTTCGCCGAGCGCTCGGCCCGCGGTGA
- a CDS encoding 4'-phosphopantetheinyl transferase superfamily protein, with product MMDSFAQLLPSSVRARAVVYEEEAAETWHRWLSHEESACHASFGSEKRRQEFVAGRAAARRLLADCLNCAPGEVPLRRADDDAVDVEATDWHVSIAHSGLRAIAACAQHRIGVDLERIQPRDSAIARFLFAPEDRGLVEALPYSSDASLILCWTLKEATLKARRSGFRTSPKALMLDVQPEAGRATVRIKEERQWTVRFSRLDGFWAAIAVPSSRS from the coding sequence ATGATGGACTCATTTGCCCAGTTGTTGCCGTCGTCCGTCCGGGCGCGAGCAGTGGTGTACGAAGAAGAGGCAGCCGAAACGTGGCACCGATGGCTGTCGCATGAGGAATCGGCTTGTCACGCCTCGTTTGGGTCGGAAAAACGCCGGCAGGAGTTCGTGGCGGGGCGCGCCGCAGCTCGTCGTCTTCTGGCCGATTGTCTCAACTGTGCGCCGGGCGAGGTTCCTCTCCGACGGGCTGACGATGACGCTGTGGACGTAGAGGCGACCGACTGGCACGTGTCGATTGCTCACTCCGGTCTTCGGGCAATTGCGGCCTGTGCGCAGCACCGGATTGGGGTTGACCTGGAGCGGATCCAGCCGCGAGATTCAGCGATTGCCCGCTTCCTGTTCGCGCCCGAGGATCGGGGGCTCGTAGAGGCTCTTCCCTACAGTTCGGATGCATCGCTCATCCTTTGTTGGACACTGAAAGAAGCGACGCTAAAGGCGCGGCGGTCCGGCTTCCGAACCTCTCCAAAAGCTCTCATGCTCGACGTTCAGCCAGAGGCGGGACGGGCAACGGTTCGGATCAAGGAGGAGCGCCAGTGGACGGTTCGCTTTTCTCGACTCGACGGCTTCTGGGCAGCGATTGCAGTTCCGAGTTCGAGATCGTGA